The Aedes aegypti strain LVP_AGWG chromosome 1, AaegL5.0 Primary Assembly, whole genome shotgun sequence sequence TAACAACTGGGTAAACTCGTGGAAGAACTAGTCAAAATATATCTGGAGTGAACCGTGAGAAAGTCTTTTGGAAAACTTTCTTCGTTTAAATTACAGAAAGTAGCAGCTTTGGAGTGCTCCAGTGTTTCTTGGAGCAAATtacgaagaaattcctctaagcatcatttgaaacgccactggaggaatttctgggagacTTGGTGGTAGAATCGCCATAAAAATGTCTGCACGGATCTCTGGAGGAGtctctgaaagtattccagaagaaatatcCGTAGGAATGACTAGTATAAATTCGAAAGCATTTCCTTTAGGAATCTGAGTAGAAATTCCTGAGGTATCCGCGTAATACTCTCAGAAGGTTTCTCTGAAACAAATAGCTTCTATTAAAAAGAGAAACCACGTCTccaaaaagagacctgctaccagctctGTACCGGAAGCATTTCCTTCgaggagaaacttctgaagaacCTGTGgaataatcgcataacagtccttgaaggtttctctggaacCTCTAATAGAACCTCTCTCTGAAATATTGGTCACTATCACTCTAAGAAGTGGTCTGCTACAAGTTCACTTAATTTGATGGAAAGCATCATTCATTGCCAAACGGCAATTACTGGAAAGAACACGCCAATTCAGAAAAAACCCCATTTATTCCCGCAGAGAAAACAATATGATAACTGACCGCACATTGCGAACCTACCCACCCGAAACCCTGATCCGTCCCAGACGTTCCCCCCTCGCCCCTTCCGACTACTACCTTCATTCCCCCTAGAAGATCCGCTCGTAGAACAGCAGATAGGCGCTCGCGTTCAGCACCTGGTCTTCGGTCGTTTCGCGCACGTGGCTATCGGACACGTAGTACCACTTGCCGGGCGGCGGATCCACGTCCGGTAGGATTTCCGGCTTCGGCGTGTAACCCACGGCGCCTTCCTCCTCGCCATCGGAGGCCGTTGTCCCGGTGCTGGACTGACTGCTGGACGTCACGCTGCTGGACGAACTGAGCGCATCGTCACTGTCCCGGGCGGCCGCGGCCAGATTGCGCGCTTGCTCTTTGGCCAGTTCCTTCTCGAGCTGGATGGCTTCCTCGTCCTTCTGGTCCAGCTCGGCTTTGGATCCCTTCGGGAGGAATTCCCACCGGGGATCGTCCCTCGTTAGCTGCGGCCGAACCTTGACATAGGCTACGTAGTGTCCACCGTGCATGGTTCCCGAATGTTCCACGATCCCGTAGAGCGAGTACAGCAGTTTCTTCTGACCGTGCTTGACGTTGGGCAACTTTTTGACCTTGGACCCGCAGAACGGGGCAATGTCCAGCACGAAGGGGAACGTGAcggatttgttgattttacgtAGCATTCCGCGAGGTCCAACCTGGAAGCGTTTGAGGTGCAGAATGAGGACAGCCGGAGGGGAAGAAATCAGAAACTGTTTCGTTGCATTCGTGTTGACCGACTTGCCGTCCTTTCCGTTGATTCGCTCCGTGCAGGCGTCACAGCAGACCTTGTTACTTCCGGTCATCAATTCGGCCGCCGTAAACGCATTCAAGCAAGATTGTATCGAGCATTCGTTCTCTTCGCATTGGTACCGAGGAGCCAACGTGCTTCCCCAATCGGCATGACTATAGGTTCTCTGACGACGGGTCTTATTCTTTTTGGCTTCCGGATCCTCCTGCTGTTGATCACCGCTAGAGTTCAAAGAGATCTTCTCCACCATGTTAGCAACTCCTTCCGCGCTAATACCCAACTCGCAGACCACATTACCATCGGCCTCCTTGTTCGGGTTCTCCGGTGTGTCGTCGGCCTTTTCCGGTCCGACCGTCTGCTGATTGCCATTCTGGTCCACTTGGGCGCCGCCAAGTTTCTTCGGTTGCGAATCGTCGGTTAGATTGTCTTCAACATCCGCATCGGACATTCCGTCATCGTCGTCGGCACCAGAATCGCCTTCTGCAGTTAGTCCTGCACCGGAATCGGTTCCAGCGTCACTAGCAGCCACTCCAACGCCCGCAGTTGCGTTCAAATTCAGAAGGTTCTTGTCTTTCTTGGCGGCAGCGCGATTGGCCTTCTTGACCCGTCGACGTTCCTTGCTGCTTAGCGGTTTGCTAGGTGCCGCAGAGGATGAAGCAGTGGCTCCGTAACCAATCTCCGGTTCGGGGCTTCCTTTTCGTCGGATGGGCGGCTGCGGCTTTTCGGTACTAACCGGAAGCGACAGGTCCAGGAAGGATTCGTGCCGGGAGGACACGTGGTCGCAATCCTGACACTTCAGGGTCGACACGAGGAAGCCACGGAACACCGGCTCCGGGCGGAAGATCCGATCGGCGGCCTGCGAGCCGTAGAATTTGATTTTGTCCTTCATGATATCGTCCACGGTCGTGGGGTTGGAGCTGCGCGTGTAACCTAGCGAGAGTAGGATCACCAGCTGGTATCTGCGAAAGGGACGAAAGCAATAGATAGTTGTTACTGCAAGGTTGCTTTCCAAATGTGGAGTTTTTATTTTAGTATTTTCAATAATGTATGATATAAATTAGGcatgtatgaaaaatattcctgtggcgAACAGTGAGCTTATTGGATAGAATTTCTTTCAAGGTTAGTTGTTAGCCAAATAGGAAATAGAAAAGGCGAAGGTTGAAGAAATAGACCGGATCTCTAAAGGTTGATTGGGCACCTAAGgaattaatcatcaatattaaacTACTTTTCTCGATCAGCCTGATaacggccttatagtggaggtcaaattacgcgtatctgtcaaaagatacaaactctagtggaattaaatggtacagtactaaattcggttttcatttatttataagtattccactaaacaattcgaaggttcataattattttcaattttgatatttatttcataaattatttttgaaaaaaaaaatcttatataatttttgaggataaaatcaaacatagcaaaaccaaGATGGTTTGGATGAGACAATTAGTtttcacacatgtatgtttacccatttttctatgacgtagactagttcttCAATTATAGCGATAAACGTCAtcgtagacctgtgcgccgccgcgccacgccgccgccgccgatcaattttacgtcacgccgacgccgCATGAGGTAccggcggcgcgccatacgccggTCAGCACGTCGCCgccgattttgtattttcacgccGATCGTTAATGCAGCTCGAAAAAATTAATCCTTTATCAAGAAATGCTCTACATACTTTAAGATGGCGTCGTTGGTATGTATGTATATAAACAATCCACAacatcttaaaaaatattctcGCAGAAATTCATCAGGGgttttccatggatttttctAGGTGatccttcaataatttttttatgaactcCATTGAGAATCCTTCCAAAGATACCTACCGATTGTTTTCAACAACCCTggaataccgtaatttcgggtgaaattgatcatttttcacggttcttctagtctgttttctataatgttaacaatgccaaacaactaaatgcaggataacaagtacgaaggtgagcctcatcgacttatgtactgaaattttctaacaaatgtcattttagtgttaacaaatacctctaaaataaaaaatcagaggaactcatttcggggtgaaattgatcacttgtcaataccattattgttagtttccaaaacaactctatatgataaatttgagctccctgaatccgaatatgtttgtaaaattcttaacaatgcaatatttatataaataaagaatagttaaatttcaagaataacgcgaaaaacgcctaaatgtatgcaatttcctaacgAATTCATTgctatctaacagaaattcaattatttcaaccatatgagcaaattggtacgagttttggcgatgaaatctggtttggagatatatctcaagcatcctc is a genomic window containing:
- the LOC5574419 gene encoding ubiquitin carboxyl-terminal hydrolase 45; this translates as MVKKKCTDIRNDDSSTESNDEARLPLHQGPGEKCAHVKKAIDSNTVKKKLKQNGLEAQCPKCQEDKSLPKPDPMVGEGLELEEEDIMSSLSLWLCLQCGTQLCGRSRNQHALEHCKVPRSEPHVIAMNTTDFRIWCYQCDSEVNPKSFPKLLDCYEFVKREAEKVKENPPQILDIERKMQAAASGIRAMGGATPIASGSSVTSSTMGLASNQNRLANSSSSAPSLTTPNYRDLRLDIPRNPASAIIDGLPRVRGLSNLGNTCFYNAVLQCLARTPFLLDVLKESAVEGEKFQLPGGLLKLKDGTETELIPISGELKAWGAFTESLAETLTELQTGGGVFTPSKLLRQLTAKWPQFAGAEQHDSHELLRHLLESVRSEDLRRYQLVILLSLGYTRSSNPTTVDDIMKDKIKFYGSQAADRIFRPEPVFRGFLVSTLKCQDCDHVSSRHESFLDLSLPVSTEKPQPPIRRKGSPEPEIGYGATASSSAAPSKPLSSKERRRVKKANRAAAKKDKNLLNLNATAGVGVAASDAGTDSGAGLTAEGDSGADDDDGMSDADVEDNLTDDSQPKKLGGAQVDQNGNQQTVGPEKADDTPENPNKEADGNVVCELGISAEGVANMVEKISLNSSGDQQQEDPEAKKNKTRRQRTYSHADWGSTLAPRYQCEENECSIQSCLNAFTAAELMTGSNKVCCDACTERINGKDGKSVNTNATKQFLISSPPAVLILHLKRFQVGPRGMLRKINKSVTFPFVLDIAPFCGSKVKKLPNVKHGQKKLLYSLYGIVEHSGTMHGGHYVAYVKVRPQLTRDDPRWEFLPKGSKAELDQKDEEAIQLEKELAKEQARNLAAAARDSDDALSSSSSVTSSSQSSTGTTASDGEEEGAVGYTPKPEILPDVDPPPGKWYYVSDSHVRETTEDQVLNASAYLLFYERIF